From Channa argus isolate prfri chromosome 18, Channa argus male v1.0, whole genome shotgun sequence, the proteins below share one genomic window:
- the rnf34b gene encoding E3 ubiquitin-protein ligase RNF34 isoform X2, which yields MKAGASSMWASCCGLLNEVMGTGTVRAQQPGFGAGAGPFRFAPSAGYSTYPPASSGSAGQLCKACGLAFSVFRRKHICCDCKKSFCALCSVLQENLRCCTTCHLLRGTAFQRPRLMQLRVKDLRQYLLLRNIPTDTCREKEDLVDLVLCHQGTRETQRPVMEVDEEEDEEEEEEEEEEEDTHGEEEEDEGGDETDSVHSLPHSRATTPHSATRSTSEQSVLSASQGEVLSPSDSSGTTSQEHEDTPTASLLNLETAENIIEVSPATQRRIRASLSDLDNEEAIENLSVRQLKEILARNFVNYSGCCEKWELLERVHRLYRENEQNRKSMENVSITADGVKAQLVADENLCRICMDAIIDCVLLECGHMVTCTKCGKRMSECPICRQYVVRAVHVFKS from the exons GCAGGGGCATCGTCCATGTGGGCGTCATGCTGTGGGCTGCTAAACGAGGTGATGGGCACGGGCACAGTGCGGGCGCAGCAGCCGGGATTCGGAGCAGGGGCAGGGCCCTTCCGCTTTGCCCCGAGCGCTGGGTACTCCACCTACCCCCCTGCCAGCTCAGGGAGTGCTGGGCAGCTGTGCAAAGCCTGTGGACTCGCCTTCTCTGTCTTCAGACGCAAG CATATCTGCTGCGATTGTAAGAAGAGTTTCTGCGCCCTGTGCTCAGTCCTGCAGGAGAACCTGCGCTGCTGCACGACCTGCCACCTTCTGCGTGGCACAGCGTTCCAGCGGCCGCGACTCATGCAGCTCAGAGTGAAGGACCTGCGCCAGTACCTGCTGCTCCGCAACATCCCCACCGACACATGCAGGGAGAAAGAGGATCTGGTGGACCTGGTGCTCTGTCATCAGGGGACGAGGGAGACGCAGAGACCAGTGATGGAAgtggatgaagaggaagacgaggaagaggaggaggaagaggaggaggaagaggacactcatggggaggaggaggaagatgaaggggGAGATGAAACAGACAGTGTGCACTCACTCCCCCACTCACGCGCCACCACACCCCACTCTGCCACGCGCTCCACGTCTGAACAGTCGGTCCTCTCCGCCTCTCAGGGAGAAGTGCTCAGCCCAAGTGACAGCTCAGGGACCACCAGCCAG GAGCATGAGGATACTCCAACAGCGTCCCTCCTGAACCTGGAGACTGCAGAAAATATCATAGAG GTCAGTCCAGCGACGCAGAGGAGGATCAGGGCCTCACTATCTGATCTGGACAATGAAGAGGCGATAGAAAACCTCTCCGTCCGCCAGCTGAAAGAGATTCTTGCCAGGAACTTTGTAAATTACTCTGGCTGCTGTGAGAAGTGGGAACTCCTGGAACGAGTGCATCGACTCTACAGAGAAAATGAGCAGAACAGAAAATCCA TGGAAAACGTGAGCATAACTGCAG ATGGTGTCAAAGCTCAGCTGGTGGCTGATGAAAATCTGTGTCGTATCTGCATGGACGCCATCATAGACTGCGTGCTACTGGAATGTGGTCACATGGTCACCTGTACCAAATGTGGGAAGAGGATGAGCGAGTGCCCCATCTGCAGGCAGTATGTAGTGCGAGCCGTGCACGTCTTCAAATCTTAA
- the rnf34b gene encoding E3 ubiquitin-protein ligase RNF34 isoform X1, with protein MKAGASSMWASCCGLLNEVMGTGTVRAQQPGFGAGAGPFRFAPSAGYSTYPPASSGSAGQLCKACGLAFSVFRRKHICCDCKKSFCALCSVLQENLRCCTTCHLLRGTAFQRPRLMQLRVKDLRQYLLLRNIPTDTCREKEDLVDLVLCHQGTRETQRPVMEVDEEEDEEEEEEEEEEEDTHGEEEEDEGGDETDSVHSLPHSRATTPHSATRSTSEQSVLSASQGEVLSPSDSSGTTSQEHEDTPTASLLNLETAENIIEVSPATQRRIRASLSDLDNEEAIENLSVRQLKEILARNFVNYSGCCEKWELLERVHRLYRENEQNRKSMENVSITAVVAYPPPLCNIGDGVKAQLVADENLCRICMDAIIDCVLLECGHMVTCTKCGKRMSECPICRQYVVRAVHVFKS; from the exons GCAGGGGCATCGTCCATGTGGGCGTCATGCTGTGGGCTGCTAAACGAGGTGATGGGCACGGGCACAGTGCGGGCGCAGCAGCCGGGATTCGGAGCAGGGGCAGGGCCCTTCCGCTTTGCCCCGAGCGCTGGGTACTCCACCTACCCCCCTGCCAGCTCAGGGAGTGCTGGGCAGCTGTGCAAAGCCTGTGGACTCGCCTTCTCTGTCTTCAGACGCAAG CATATCTGCTGCGATTGTAAGAAGAGTTTCTGCGCCCTGTGCTCAGTCCTGCAGGAGAACCTGCGCTGCTGCACGACCTGCCACCTTCTGCGTGGCACAGCGTTCCAGCGGCCGCGACTCATGCAGCTCAGAGTGAAGGACCTGCGCCAGTACCTGCTGCTCCGCAACATCCCCACCGACACATGCAGGGAGAAAGAGGATCTGGTGGACCTGGTGCTCTGTCATCAGGGGACGAGGGAGACGCAGAGACCAGTGATGGAAgtggatgaagaggaagacgaggaagaggaggaggaagaggaggaggaagaggacactcatggggaggaggaggaagatgaaggggGAGATGAAACAGACAGTGTGCACTCACTCCCCCACTCACGCGCCACCACACCCCACTCTGCCACGCGCTCCACGTCTGAACAGTCGGTCCTCTCCGCCTCTCAGGGAGAAGTGCTCAGCCCAAGTGACAGCTCAGGGACCACCAGCCAG GAGCATGAGGATACTCCAACAGCGTCCCTCCTGAACCTGGAGACTGCAGAAAATATCATAGAG GTCAGTCCAGCGACGCAGAGGAGGATCAGGGCCTCACTATCTGATCTGGACAATGAAGAGGCGATAGAAAACCTCTCCGTCCGCCAGCTGAAAGAGATTCTTGCCAGGAACTTTGTAAATTACTCTGGCTGCTGTGAGAAGTGGGAACTCCTGGAACGAGTGCATCGACTCTACAGAGAAAATGAGCAGAACAGAAAATCCA TGGAAAACGTGAGCATAACTGCAG TGGTTGCATATCCTCCACCTCTCTGCAACATTGGAG ATGGTGTCAAAGCTCAGCTGGTGGCTGATGAAAATCTGTGTCGTATCTGCATGGACGCCATCATAGACTGCGTGCTACTGGAATGTGGTCACATGGTCACCTGTACCAAATGTGGGAAGAGGATGAGCGAGTGCCCCATCTGCAGGCAGTATGTAGTGCGAGCCGTGCACGTCTTCAAATCTTAA